A single genomic interval of Haloterrigena salifodinae harbors:
- a CDS encoding DUF5786 family protein — translation MGFGSYDESEQQEVDADFDDDDAVKSGENSHEGTIEFENGASSDELLDRLKEIKDET, via the coding sequence ATGGGATTCGGGAGCTACGACGAATCCGAGCAACAGGAAGTCGACGCTGATTTTGATGATGACGACGCGGTAAAATCCGGTGAGAACAGCCACGAAGGGACGATCGAGTTCGAAAACGGCGCGTCCAGCGACGAACTGCTCGATCGACTCAAGGAAATCAAAGACGAGACCTGA
- a CDS encoding MBL fold metallo-hydrolase, whose protein sequence is MAVHHVTEDAETFTCNAFLAVGEDGTATLVDAGAWDGVVDEIRRHADSVDSVVVTHQHGDHVDRLKAVVDAFDPDVYAYNGHSTRTDVIEDGDTVTIGDEAFDVVYTPGHADDHVSFVSESSLFSGDVVVHDDGAFDYGSFGRTDMAGQSRERLIESIETLLERMPEDVEHMYAGHGGVFHGDVRDVVATALERAEKREPKYPDE, encoded by the coding sequence ATGGCGGTCCATCACGTCACCGAGGACGCGGAGACGTTCACCTGCAACGCATTCCTTGCGGTCGGCGAGGACGGAACGGCGACGCTCGTCGACGCCGGCGCGTGGGACGGCGTCGTCGACGAGATCCGACGCCACGCCGACAGCGTCGACAGCGTGGTCGTAACCCACCAGCACGGCGATCACGTCGACCGACTCAAGGCCGTGGTCGACGCCTTCGATCCCGACGTCTACGCCTACAACGGCCACTCAACCCGCACCGACGTGATCGAGGACGGCGACACCGTGACGATCGGCGACGAGGCGTTCGACGTGGTCTACACGCCCGGCCACGCCGACGACCACGTCTCCTTCGTCTCCGAGTCGTCGCTGTTCTCAGGCGACGTGGTCGTTCACGACGACGGCGCCTTCGACTACGGCAGCTTCGGCCGCACCGACATGGCCGGCCAGTCCCGCGAACGGCTCATCGAGAGCATCGAGACCCTCCTCGAGCGGATGCCCGAAGACGTCGAACATATGTACGCCGGCCACGGCGGCGTCTTCCACGGGGACGTCCGGGACGTCGTGGCGACGGCGCTCGAGCGAGCAGAGAAGCGCGAACCGAAGTATCCCGACGAGTGA
- a CDS encoding 50S ribosomal protein L40e, protein MPSFDAAEKRTLEKMICMRCNARNSSGADRCRKCGYKNLRPKAKEPRAA, encoded by the coding sequence ATGCCAAGTTTCGACGCCGCCGAGAAACGGACGCTCGAGAAGATGATCTGCATGCGCTGTAACGCCCGCAACTCCTCAGGAGCCGACCGCTGTCGCAAGTGCGGCTACAAGAACCTCCGTCCCAAGGCGAAGGAACCCCGCGCAGCATAA
- a CDS encoding DUF367 family protein → MECHVYYEGDDDPNKCTAKRLEKFDEATLYRSMGQVPYGVVLNPHAEQALSPADAEEGLGTLVALDCSWESAEAASFKMRGVHRALPFLVAANPINYGRPFRLTTVEALAAACCIFGDRERAEELLEPFRWGETFLTLNEEPLRRYSECADSSEVVAVQEEYLADEE, encoded by the coding sequence GTGGAGTGTCACGTCTACTACGAGGGCGACGACGACCCGAACAAGTGCACCGCGAAGCGCCTCGAGAAATTCGACGAGGCGACCCTCTACCGGTCGATGGGGCAGGTGCCCTACGGCGTCGTCCTCAACCCCCACGCCGAGCAGGCGCTGTCGCCGGCCGACGCCGAAGAGGGGCTGGGGACGCTGGTTGCGCTGGACTGCTCGTGGGAGTCCGCCGAGGCGGCGTCGTTCAAAATGCGGGGCGTCCACCGGGCGCTGCCCTTCCTCGTCGCCGCGAACCCGATCAACTACGGGCGGCCGTTCCGACTGACCACTGTCGAGGCGCTGGCCGCTGCCTGCTGCATCTTCGGCGATCGAGAGCGGGCCGAGGAACTCCTCGAGCCGTTCCGCTGGGGCGAGACCTTCCTGACGCTCAACGAGGAGCCCCTGCGTCGATACAGCGAGTGCGCTGACTCGAGCGAGGTCGTCGCGGTCCAAGAGGAGTATCTGGCCGACGAGGAGTGA
- a CDS encoding TrkA C-terminal domain-containing protein, with protein MLPRESLVIATERGDTVLAPHGETTIRADDIVTVFSKDGIGSRTLDALRRDGSS; from the coding sequence ATCCTCCCCAGAGAGAGCCTCGTGATCGCGACCGAGCGGGGCGACACTGTCCTGGCGCCGCACGGCGAGACGACGATCAGAGCCGACGACATCGTCACCGTGTTCTCGAAGGACGGGATCGGCTCGAGGACGCTCGACGCACTCCGTCGCGACGGATCGTCGTGA
- a CDS encoding nuclear transport factor 2 family protein, producing the protein MGTEPNPTDDPDAASLVRDYYDALDERDYETLEDLLAPDFVQQRPDRTFEDRAAFVRFMRDDRPNPNTSHDLEAVVADGETDRVAVRGRVLDADGERTLFEFADFFELESENESESSQISRLETYSR; encoded by the coding sequence ATGGGCACGGAGCCGAATCCGACCGACGATCCGGACGCCGCGTCGCTCGTCCGCGACTACTACGACGCCCTCGACGAGCGCGACTACGAGACGCTCGAGGACCTCCTGGCACCTGACTTCGTCCAGCAGCGGCCGGATCGGACGTTCGAGGACCGCGCGGCGTTCGTCCGCTTCATGCGCGACGATCGACCGAATCCCAACACCAGCCACGATCTCGAGGCTGTCGTCGCCGACGGCGAGACCGACCGCGTCGCGGTCCGGGGTCGGGTTCTCGACGCCGACGGGGAGCGGACGCTGTTCGAGTTCGCGGACTTCTTCGAACTCGAAAGCGAGAACGAGAGCGAGAGCAGTCAGATCAGTCGCCTCGAGACGTACTCGCGGTGA
- a CDS encoding MBL fold metallo-hydrolase translates to MVTTLSADRLAELVDEDDAVTLVDTRPEDSYEAWHVPGAVHFPFGPEEELDDRLEEFEDAVGGADRVITICAKGISSGNLATRLESATDAYDVATVDGGMKGWSGVYERVEIDVGGDGAGTATDAPTIVQLQRRAKGCLGYVVGCPATGEAIVVDPTDDIDEYEVAAEEVDLTIAGVVDTHVHADHISGGRELADSLAVPYYLGARAADRGVDYAFTPLERNEVLDVGDLEVKALAAPGHTSEMINLLVDGAALLTADTLHVDSVGRTELEFSQDEGEEGAEMLYETLHRTLLAEPEAVVVLPGHVTVTSDGEFEHGVPGDPIATTVCEARTGIDLLGLGEEEFVERMADAGEKPANYEEIIDLNRGREERPPEDRTELELGPNNCSA, encoded by the coding sequence ATGGTCACCACGCTCTCGGCCGACCGACTCGCCGAACTCGTCGACGAAGACGACGCGGTCACCCTCGTGGATACCCGGCCCGAGGACAGCTACGAGGCCTGGCACGTCCCGGGCGCGGTGCACTTCCCCTTCGGCCCCGAGGAGGAACTGGACGACCGCCTCGAGGAATTCGAGGACGCCGTCGGCGGCGCCGACCGCGTGATCACGATCTGCGCGAAGGGGATCTCGTCGGGCAACCTGGCGACCCGACTCGAGTCGGCCACCGACGCCTACGACGTGGCGACGGTCGACGGCGGAATGAAGGGTTGGAGCGGCGTCTACGAGCGCGTCGAGATCGACGTCGGCGGCGACGGCGCCGGGACCGCGACGGACGCCCCGACGATCGTCCAACTCCAGCGGCGGGCGAAGGGGTGTCTGGGCTACGTCGTCGGCTGTCCGGCGACGGGCGAAGCGATCGTCGTCGACCCGACGGACGATATCGACGAGTACGAGGTCGCCGCGGAAGAGGTCGATCTGACGATCGCCGGCGTCGTCGACACCCACGTCCACGCCGACCACATTTCCGGCGGTCGGGAGTTGGCCGACAGCCTCGCGGTCCCCTACTACCTCGGCGCGCGAGCGGCCGACCGCGGCGTCGACTACGCGTTCACGCCCCTCGAGCGAAACGAGGTCCTCGACGTCGGGGACCTCGAGGTCAAGGCGCTGGCGGCGCCGGGCCACACCAGCGAGATGATCAATCTGCTCGTCGACGGCGCGGCCCTGCTGACGGCCGACACCCTCCACGTCGACTCGGTCGGGCGGACTGAACTCGAGTTTAGCCAGGACGAAGGTGAGGAAGGTGCCGAGATGCTCTATGAGACGCTCCACCGGACGCTCCTGGCCGAACCCGAGGCCGTCGTCGTCCTGCCGGGCCACGTCACCGTCACTTCCGACGGCGAGTTCGAGCACGGCGTTCCCGGTGACCCGATCGCGACAACTGTCTGCGAGGCTCGTACCGGGATCGACCTGCTCGGCCTCGGGGAGGAGGAATTCGTCGAGCGCATGGCCGACGCCGGCGAGAAGCCGGCGAACTACGAGGAGATCATCGACCTGAACCGTGGCCGCGAGGAGCGACCGCCCGAGGATCGCACGGAACTCGAGTTGGGGCCGAACAACTGTTCGGCCTGA
- a CDS encoding stage II sporulation protein M yields MSLSEAVDAAVDAVRHRPGDLLPWYVLGAAVPAIARVVPFLAMVIAYVYLATTGRLATIVAELQDLNTEPPDPNADPEAFEAWASQFDVLVDQLFTPTLILLAVVAIGVALVVWIVLYAAVAAGQLTACSARLRGNRGVAAGFAGARRYWLRFLGLYLLELLAWLAVLLTIGLAVGVVAGIVTLSTGSGGPALLVGAVAGLVILAALLAVRAVFAFASVAVVVDDTTAVDAVTNALGFIRSQPLEAGVYYAVALGTTIALAVLSAVITFVDVATLLSLVTPLVVFPALDLLKTAVYNDYRRRLEPPTAPVRSLGGQLRDGVRYGWSEMVAFVRETPVTHALVVALALGGFWAGWAAAAPVEGTVETSISARLVDHNPLGATLEFFANNWLVALTTALSGVVLVVPAVASLLFNGLAMGIFARTETEPTELLAFVVPHGVFEIPAIFIASALGIRLGLIGWRTFRGNASRTDLADALERAFWVLVGVGVLLAVAAAIEGFVSPYYYDLLL; encoded by the coding sequence ATGTCCCTCTCAGAGGCCGTCGACGCGGCCGTCGACGCAGTGCGTCACCGTCCGGGTGATCTCCTCCCCTGGTACGTTCTCGGCGCCGCCGTCCCCGCGATCGCCCGCGTCGTCCCGTTTCTCGCGATGGTGATCGCCTACGTCTACCTCGCGACGACCGGCCGACTCGCGACGATCGTCGCGGAGCTACAGGACCTGAACACCGAGCCGCCGGACCCGAACGCCGACCCCGAGGCGTTCGAAGCGTGGGCCAGCCAGTTCGACGTGCTCGTCGATCAGCTGTTCACGCCGACACTGATTCTGCTGGCCGTCGTGGCGATCGGCGTGGCGCTGGTCGTGTGGATCGTCCTGTACGCGGCCGTCGCCGCCGGACAGCTAACGGCCTGTTCCGCGCGGCTTCGCGGGAACCGAGGGGTGGCGGCCGGATTCGCGGGCGCGCGCCGCTACTGGCTGCGATTCCTCGGGCTCTACCTCCTCGAGTTGCTGGCGTGGCTCGCCGTCCTGCTGACGATCGGGCTGGCCGTGGGAGTTGTCGCCGGCATCGTCACGCTGTCGACCGGGTCGGGCGGCCCCGCGCTCCTCGTCGGCGCCGTCGCCGGGCTCGTGATCCTCGCCGCGCTGCTCGCGGTCCGCGCGGTGTTCGCGTTCGCGTCGGTCGCCGTCGTCGTCGACGACACGACCGCGGTCGACGCGGTGACGAACGCGCTCGGGTTCATCCGATCGCAGCCTCTCGAGGCGGGGGTCTACTACGCCGTCGCACTCGGGACGACGATCGCGCTCGCGGTGCTCTCGGCGGTAATCACGTTCGTCGACGTCGCCACGTTGCTGTCGCTGGTGACGCCGCTGGTCGTGTTTCCGGCGCTCGACCTCCTGAAGACGGCCGTCTACAACGACTATCGACGGCGCCTCGAGCCGCCGACCGCGCCGGTGCGGTCCCTCGGCGGACAGCTGCGAGACGGCGTTCGGTACGGCTGGTCCGAGATGGTCGCGTTCGTCCGCGAGACGCCCGTCACGCACGCGCTTGTCGTCGCACTCGCTCTCGGCGGCTTCTGGGCCGGCTGGGCGGCCGCGGCGCCGGTCGAGGGCACCGTCGAAACGTCGATCTCGGCGCGGCTCGTCGACCACAATCCGCTCGGGGCGACCCTCGAGTTCTTCGCCAACAACTGGCTGGTCGCGCTCACGACGGCGTTGTCCGGCGTCGTGCTGGTGGTGCCCGCGGTCGCCTCGCTGCTGTTCAACGGGCTCGCGATGGGGATCTTCGCGCGAACCGAGACCGAACCGACGGAACTGCTCGCGTTTGTCGTCCCCCACGGAGTCTTCGAGATTCCGGCGATCTTCATCGCCTCGGCGCTGGGGATCCGGCTCGGGCTGATCGGCTGGCGAACCTTCCGCGGGAACGCGAGCCGAACGGACCTCGCCGACGCGCTCGAGCGGGCGTTCTGGGTGCTGGTCGGCGTCGGCGTCCTGCTGGCGGTCGCGGCGGCGATCGAGGGCTTCGTGAGTCCGTACTATTACGATCTGCTGCTCTGA
- a CDS encoding MFS transporter gives MSLEQDTPETETADPLDAYRQFFALERDVLVLSAAMFAFSLGFQMTSRYMAEYMYALGASAFVVGLFGTVGNVISAVYPYPGGAISDRIGSRYALTAFGLCSTIGFGIWLAAPLFADVSVGSTSLAVITIFVGLFFSQAWKSFGLGATFAIVKQAVPPSQLAAGFASTETFRRTAFLVGPLLAAALFYPFGSSDADVRVAFQLILLVAVIFGIVGTIVQHVLYEAEEDSVGKEFAGLSQVVADLRAMPDELRPLLVGDTLVRFANGMVYVFFVIVVTRFLEVGLTLSLPAVGTLELSPQSYFGVLLGIEMLVALLTMIPVAKAAERIGLKPVVALGFFVYAIFPILLINAPRESAGALTLAVLFAFSGLRFAGLPAHKALIVGPAEQGTGGRVTGTYYLLRNLIVIPSAALGGLLWGGFSNPLSGRELFAGSPTLAFSIATVVGLIGTAYFLLFGEEFEAYA, from the coding sequence ATGAGTCTCGAGCAGGACACTCCCGAGACCGAAACGGCCGATCCGCTGGATGCTTACCGGCAGTTCTTCGCGCTCGAGCGCGACGTGCTGGTCCTCTCGGCGGCGATGTTCGCGTTCAGCCTCGGCTTTCAGATGACCAGCCGGTACATGGCCGAGTACATGTACGCGCTGGGGGCGTCGGCGTTCGTCGTCGGCCTCTTCGGGACGGTCGGGAACGTCATCAGCGCCGTCTACCCCTATCCGGGCGGGGCGATTTCCGATCGCATCGGCTCGCGGTACGCGCTGACCGCCTTCGGGCTGTGTTCGACGATCGGCTTCGGAATCTGGTTGGCCGCTCCCCTGTTCGCCGACGTTTCCGTCGGCTCCACGTCGCTCGCGGTCATTACGATCTTCGTCGGCCTGTTCTTCTCGCAGGCCTGGAAGTCGTTCGGGCTTGGCGCGACGTTCGCGATCGTCAAGCAGGCGGTCCCGCCCTCCCAGCTCGCCGCCGGTTTCGCGAGCACCGAGACGTTCCGTCGTACCGCCTTTCTCGTCGGCCCGCTGCTCGCCGCCGCGCTGTTCTACCCGTTCGGCTCGAGCGACGCCGACGTCCGGGTCGCCTTCCAGCTGATCTTGCTCGTCGCCGTGATCTTCGGAATCGTCGGGACGATCGTCCAGCACGTCCTCTACGAGGCCGAGGAGGACAGCGTCGGCAAGGAGTTCGCGGGCCTCTCGCAGGTCGTCGCCGATTTGCGGGCGATGCCCGACGAACTCCGGCCGCTGCTGGTCGGCGACACCCTCGTCCGCTTCGCCAACGGGATGGTTTACGTCTTCTTCGTCATCGTCGTCACCCGGTTTCTCGAGGTCGGGCTTACCCTCTCACTGCCCGCGGTAGGCACCCTCGAGCTCTCGCCCCAGTCGTACTTCGGCGTCCTGCTCGGGATCGAGATGCTCGTGGCCCTGCTGACGATGATCCCGGTCGCGAAAGCCGCCGAGCGAATCGGGCTAAAGCCGGTCGTCGCGCTGGGCTTTTTCGTCTACGCGATCTTCCCGATCCTGCTGATCAACGCACCCCGTGAGAGCGCGGGTGCCCTCACGCTCGCCGTGCTCTTCGCCTTCTCCGGGCTGCGATTTGCGGGCCTCCCCGCGCACAAGGCGCTGATCGTCGGGCCAGCCGAGCAGGGTACAGGAGGTCGCGTCACGGGCACCTACTACCTCCTCCGGAACCTGATCGTCATCCCCAGCGCCGCGCTGGGCGGCCTGCTCTGGGGCGGGTTCTCGAACCCGCTCTCCGGCCGGGAGCTGTTCGCCGGCTCGCCGACGCTCGCCTTCTCCATCGCGACCGTCGTCGGACTGATCGGCACCGCCTACTTCCTGCTGTTCGGCGAGGAGTTCGAGGCCTACGCCTAA
- a CDS encoding succinylglutamate desuccinylase/aspartoacylase family protein, producing MTTTLGTASAAPGEMDTGRLEVGETRDGSSFGLPVAVINGARAGKTLYLQAASDGDELNGVGVIQRVVPQLDPAEITGTILIVGIVNYHAFQVAEHRNPIDDTKMNRAYPGNEAGTSSERIAAATFEIATRADLILDLHQGSTSRMIDEVRVRCGKRHRLHDDCLKLAKVFGCGYILDQKGPDGQLARAAPDEGIPTVDPELGGTVGWDEESIRKGVEGVFNVLTYYDFLEGETTVETQTRANGFEQYGAPGGGLISFERDLGERVRRGDLLFELTTPFGERKAEVTADSNGILWRTRRLPQVASGEYVCSVATDIDDY from the coding sequence ATGACGACGACGCTCGGAACGGCGAGTGCGGCCCCCGGCGAGATGGACACGGGCCGTCTCGAGGTCGGCGAAACCCGGGACGGAAGCTCGTTCGGGTTACCGGTCGCCGTGATCAACGGCGCCCGTGCGGGAAAGACGCTCTATCTGCAGGCGGCAAGCGACGGCGACGAACTCAACGGTGTCGGCGTCATTCAGCGCGTCGTCCCGCAGCTCGATCCCGCCGAAATCACTGGGACGATCCTGATCGTCGGGATCGTCAACTACCACGCGTTTCAGGTCGCCGAACACCGGAATCCGATCGACGACACGAAGATGAATCGCGCCTACCCCGGCAACGAGGCCGGCACCTCGAGCGAACGGATCGCGGCGGCGACGTTCGAGATCGCGACTCGGGCCGATCTGATCCTCGACCTCCACCAGGGCTCGACCAGTCGGATGATCGACGAGGTCCGGGTCCGCTGCGGGAAGCGCCACCGCCTTCACGACGACTGTCTCAAACTCGCGAAGGTCTTCGGTTGTGGCTACATCCTCGACCAGAAGGGGCCCGACGGCCAACTGGCCCGCGCCGCCCCGGACGAGGGAATCCCGACCGTCGATCCAGAACTCGGCGGCACCGTCGGCTGGGACGAGGAGAGCATCCGCAAGGGCGTCGAGGGCGTGTTCAACGTCCTCACCTACTACGACTTCCTCGAGGGGGAGACGACCGTCGAGACCCAGACACGGGCCAACGGGTTCGAACAGTACGGCGCACCCGGCGGCGGCCTGATCTCCTTCGAGCGGGACCTCGGTGAGCGCGTCCGCCGCGGCGACCTGCTGTTCGAACTGACGACCCCCTTCGGCGAACGGAAGGCCGAGGTGACCGCCGACAGCAACGGCATCCTCTGGCGGACCCGACGGCTGCCTCAGGTCGCCAGCGGCGAGTACGTCTGCTCGGTCGCCACCGACATCGACGACTACTGA
- a CDS encoding pyridoxal-phosphate dependent enzyme, with protein MASDLICPNCETVYEAGPSEPWRCSCGSALEFTERPHPQGDPLPLQSLDTTEGLWTFFEFLPIEKHVTFHEGFTPLVDAPDWDAEFKLEYVFPTGSFKDRGATTTLSRAVELGVKRVIEDSSGNAGAAIATYAARAGLEADIYVPADVKQSKLMAIQRADARPVRVEGSRQDVTDACIEAVEAGEGWYASHAWNPAFYAGTMTFAFEIAAQQGWTVPDAVVLPIGHGTLFLGAYRGFSLLNEAGIVDGMPRLLGAQAAGHAPIVDRLGGRTIDEDGEGTDIADGIKIEKPAREDEILRAIEETGGDAIALGADPIETALDRLHRGGFYVEPTCAVAPAALEQYRDDDVLEADADVVVPLTGSGLKTL; from the coding sequence ATGGCATCCGATCTCATCTGCCCGAACTGCGAGACCGTCTACGAGGCTGGCCCGTCCGAACCGTGGCGCTGTTCCTGCGGGAGCGCCCTCGAGTTCACCGAACGGCCGCATCCGCAGGGCGACCCCCTGCCGCTGCAGAGCCTCGATACGACCGAGGGCCTCTGGACGTTCTTCGAGTTCCTCCCCATCGAGAAGCACGTGACCTTCCACGAGGGGTTTACCCCGCTCGTCGACGCGCCCGACTGGGACGCCGAGTTCAAACTCGAGTACGTGTTTCCGACGGGCTCGTTCAAGGATCGGGGCGCGACGACGACGCTCTCGCGAGCGGTCGAACTCGGCGTCAAGAGGGTCATCGAGGACTCCTCGGGCAACGCCGGCGCCGCGATCGCGACCTACGCGGCCCGCGCCGGCCTCGAGGCGGACATCTACGTGCCGGCGGACGTCAAACAGTCGAAGCTGATGGCCATCCAGCGGGCCGACGCCCGCCCGGTCAGAGTTGAGGGGAGCCGACAGGACGTTACGGATGCCTGCATCGAGGCCGTCGAAGCCGGTGAGGGCTGGTACGCCAGCCACGCCTGGAACCCGGCGTTCTACGCGGGCACGATGACGTTCGCGTTCGAGATCGCCGCCCAGCAGGGGTGGACCGTTCCCGACGCCGTCGTGCTTCCGATCGGCCACGGGACGCTGTTCCTGGGGGCCTACCGCGGCTTTTCGCTGCTCAACGAGGCCGGGATCGTCGACGGCATGCCCCGACTGCTCGGCGCGCAGGCGGCGGGACACGCGCCGATCGTCGACCGACTCGGCGGCCGGACCATCGACGAGGACGGCGAGGGCACCGACATCGCCGACGGGATCAAGATCGAGAAGCCGGCCCGCGAGGACGAGATCCTCCGTGCCATCGAGGAGACCGGCGGCGACGCCATCGCCCTCGGCGCGGACCCGATCGAGACCGCGCTTGACCGCCTCCACCGCGGCGGTTTCTACGTCGAGCCCACCTGCGCGGTCGCCCCCGCGGCGCTCGAGCAGTACCGCGACGACGACGTTCTCGAGGCCGACGCCGACGTCGTCGTCCCCCTGACCGGCAGCGGACTGAAAACGCTTTGA
- a CDS encoding NUDIX domain-containing protein, producing MVSRPPTFCPDCGTRLETATVDARERKRCPVCEDIVWHNPVPCASVAIVDRSRVDTRVLCVERGVPPGVGEWTLPGGHIEIGEEPAAAAARELEEETGISVDPDALEILSASAMAPRDGKHVMTVHYVADRADASGEPLAGSDASAARFWSPNEFDASGETFRPVHEQRFREATAFFD from the coding sequence ATGGTCAGCCGACCGCCGACGTTCTGTCCCGACTGCGGTACCCGCCTCGAGACGGCCACCGTCGACGCCCGCGAGCGCAAGCGGTGTCCGGTCTGCGAGGATATCGTCTGGCACAATCCGGTCCCCTGTGCGAGCGTCGCGATCGTCGATCGCTCGCGGGTGGACACGAGGGTGCTCTGCGTCGAACGCGGGGTCCCGCCGGGGGTCGGCGAGTGGACCCTTCCCGGCGGCCACATCGAGATCGGCGAGGAGCCCGCGGCGGCCGCCGCGCGCGAACTCGAGGAGGAGACCGGCATCAGCGTCGACCCCGACGCGCTCGAGATCCTGAGCGCGTCCGCGATGGCGCCCCGTGACGGCAAACACGTGATGACGGTCCACTACGTCGCCGATCGGGCCGACGCCAGCGGCGAGCCGCTCGCGGGCAGCGACGCGAGCGCGGCCCGGTTCTGGTCACCGAACGAGTTCGACGCCTCCGGCGAGACGTTCCGACCGGTCCACGAGCAGCGGTTCCGGGAGGCCACGGCGTTCTTCGACTAA
- the argS gene encoding arginine--tRNA ligase, producing MFLALRAEVEDALERALSELDFPTDDLGIEEPPEDVDSVLASSVAFRLAGEAGAAPPQVAGQLADELDAAELTYVSEVQTQGPYLNFLPSDAYLAETLETATEESYGALEDRDTSVVVEHTSANPTGPVHVGRARNPIIGDAVANLLDYAGYDVDRHYYVNDAGRQMAVFTWAYETFDEADLESEPERDRIEYDLVRYYRKGNAFLENGPEDKVEDAEAEIESIMQGLEAGDDETYERVSEVVDQVLSGMTACLERLPAEFDEFVKETRFMRNGDTDDLVNRLQELDESVYEEDAWQLELDEHGIDKNLVFLRSDGTSLYATRDLAHHEWKFDNYDRAVTVLGEDHKLQARQLNTTLELLDNDTEQLQQVLYSYVNLPEGKMSTRRGTGVDLDDLLDEAIDRARGEVEDRLDDRIRDDDLDEDDIERIAHQVGIGAVRYDIVSKQPTKAITFEWDQALDFEAQSAPYVQYVHARCCGILEEAGLDPETDLAEQDVELEALEADLLETEAERDLLETIARFPAVVDEAADDLEPHQIATYTREFADRFNAFYRECPVLSDDVDPDVREARLALVAASKHTVANALSILGVEAPRSM from the coding sequence ATGTTCCTTGCCTTACGCGCGGAGGTCGAGGACGCCCTCGAGCGGGCGCTCTCCGAACTCGACTTCCCGACCGACGACCTCGGGATCGAAGAACCGCCGGAAGACGTCGACAGCGTCCTCGCCTCGAGCGTGGCCTTCCGACTCGCCGGCGAGGCCGGCGCGGCGCCGCCGCAGGTGGCGGGCCAACTCGCCGACGAACTCGACGCCGCCGAGCTGACCTACGTCTCCGAGGTACAGACGCAGGGTCCCTATCTCAACTTCCTGCCAAGCGACGCTTACCTCGCCGAGACCCTCGAGACCGCGACCGAGGAGAGCTACGGCGCTCTCGAGGACCGCGACACCAGCGTCGTCGTCGAGCACACGAGCGCGAACCCGACGGGACCGGTCCACGTCGGCCGCGCCCGCAATCCGATCATCGGCGACGCCGTCGCGAACCTGCTCGACTACGCGGGTTACGACGTCGATCGCCACTACTACGTCAACGACGCCGGCCGCCAGATGGCCGTCTTCACGTGGGCCTACGAGACCTTCGACGAAGCGGATCTCGAGTCCGAGCCCGAACGCGACCGCATCGAGTACGACCTTGTGCGCTACTACCGCAAGGGCAACGCGTTCCTCGAGAACGGACCCGAAGACAAGGTCGAGGACGCCGAGGCCGAGATCGAGTCGATCATGCAGGGCCTCGAGGCGGGCGACGACGAGACCTACGAACGAGTCAGCGAGGTCGTCGATCAGGTGCTTTCGGGCATGACGGCCTGCCTCGAGCGCCTCCCCGCAGAGTTCGACGAGTTCGTCAAGGAGACGCGGTTCATGCGCAACGGGGATACCGACGACCTCGTCAACCGACTGCAGGAACTCGACGAATCGGTCTACGAGGAGGACGCCTGGCAGCTCGAACTGGACGAGCACGGCATCGACAAGAACCTCGTCTTCCTGCGCTCGGACGGCACCTCGCTGTACGCCACCCGCGACCTGGCCCACCACGAGTGGAAGTTCGACAACTACGACCGCGCGGTGACGGTGCTGGGCGAGGACCACAAGCTGCAGGCCAGACAGCTCAACACGACCCTCGAGTTGCTCGACAACGACACCGAGCAGCTCCAGCAGGTGCTCTACTCGTACGTCAACCTCCCCGAGGGGAAGATGTCGACGCGTCGCGGCACGGGCGTCGACCTCGACGACCTGCTCGACGAGGCGATCGACCGCGCCCGCGGAGAGGTCGAGGACCGCCTGGACGACCGCATCCGCGACGACGATTTAGACGAGGACGACATCGAGCGGATCGCCCACCAGGTCGGTATCGGCGCGGTTCGCTACGACATTGTCTCCAAACAGCCCACCAAGGCGATCACCTTCGAGTGGGACCAGGCGCTTGACTTCGAGGCTCAGTCGGCACCGTACGTCCAGTACGTCCACGCGCGCTGTTGCGGGATTCTGGAGGAGGCCGGTCTCGACCCCGAAACCGACCTCGCCGAACAGGACGTCGAACTCGAGGCCCTCGAGGCCGACCTGCTCGAGACCGAGGCCGAACGCGACCTCCTCGAGACGATCGCGCGGTTCCCGGCGGTCGTCGACGAGGCGGCCGACGACCTCGAGCCCCACCAGATCGCGACCTACACGCGCGAGTTCGCCGACCGGTTCAACGCCTTCTACCGGGAGTGTCCGGTGCTTTCCGACGACGTCGACCCGGACGTCAGGGAGGCCCGACTCGCGCTCGTGGCCGCGTCGAAACACACGGTCGCCAACGCGCTATCGATCCTCGGCGTCGAAGCGCCGCGCTCGATGTGA